The Pseudoalteromonas nigrifaciens genome segment TATAATAATTACTCCGTTATTTTGCAGCAATGAGGGTTTTAGTTTAACTACCAATGAGTAATACTTTACTTTTGCTACAAAAAATCATGATTACAAAAGCAATTTATTGCTATTTTTACAAGTATATTTTAACGTTAATATATTGAATACTTAACTAGCTTCACCTTGCTTTAGAGGCAAACATAGTATGACAAAAAATGAGTTAATAGAACTAGAAGATGTGCTTGATTTAATGCTTGATGCTGTGTGCGTGGTAAATAAAGTAGGTAAGTTTGTATTTGTAAGTGCCGCGTTTGAACAAATATTTGGTTATAAAGCTGCCGAAGTAGTAGGCAAGCCTATGATTGATTACGTTTATAAAGGCGATCATAATAAAACTTATAATGCCGTTGCTTCACTTTTGTCGGGCGAAACAACTCATTCACGGTTCGAAAACCGCTGGGTTCGTAAAGACGGTCAAATAATTCATATTTTGTGGTCAGTGTGCTGGTCATCAGATCACCAAGTAAGAATTGCAGTTGCTCACGATATTACCGAGCGAAAAAAAATGGAAGAGCAGCTTCATTATATGGCTGGCCATGATGGGCTTACAGGTTTACCAAATCGCTCATTACTAATGGACAGGTTACAGGCTGCAATAGTAAAAGCAGAAAGAGAAAATACACTATTTTCGATATTATTTATTGATATTAATGGCTTTAAAGCTATTAATGATACGTATGGCCACCTTATGGGTGATAAGTTACTGCAACACATAGCACAGCGGCTTTTAAGCGTAGTAAGAGAATACGATACAGTAGGGCGCTTAGGCGGAGATGAGTTTTTGATTGTGCTAGAGGGCTTAAGTAGCGCTGGCGATACCACGGCTATTAAAAGAAAAATAATTGGGCAGTTCCAACAGCCATTTAAACTAGATGAGCTATCATTAAATGTATCTCCGAGTATTGGAATTGCAAATTACCCCACCCACGGAGAAACAGACCATCAATTAATAAAACACGCAGATCAAGCCATGTATAAAATCAAAAGAATGAGTGCCAATAGCATAGATTACCCAACTTAAAATTAAACGCTCAAATAATAAAAAAAGCAGGCCAGTTAGGTAAGTTAAGTATTTTATGTTACATAACTTGGATTCAAATAGTAAGTGCAGAGGTTAGCAATTAATACGTTATATATTACAGGCGCGGGCGTTAGCGCAGCCAGCGGTATTCCTACCTTTAGAGGTGAAGATGGTTACTGGACTATTGGTAGTAAAAATTATACACCAATGCAAATGGCCACACGCGCTATGTATCAAAACGCCCCTAAAGAGTTTTTAGCTTGGTATTACCACAGGTTTGCAACGTATAGAAACCACGGCCCTAACGACGTACATTATTGGCTAAAAGATAAAAACCTAATAACGCAAAATATAGATGGGCTTGATGGTAAAGCAGGAAATAAAAACTATATTGCAGTCCATGGCAGGTTAGATCAAATGACCCTGTTTCATCAGCAAGGCGAAAACGTAGAAACGGTGATTACCCCTTGGAATGAGGTAGATGAGGCTCATTTACACAACTCATTATTTGAGGTGTTTAATATTCAAAACCAAGCGCCAGTGATTAATCACTCTTTTAAACCGTTTGTATTATTATTTGATGAATACTACACCGAGTTATATAAAATTAGCGAAGCACAACAACGCATGGTCAATGCCGATAAAATTGTATTTATGGGTACATCGTTTAGCGTTAACATTACCCAAATGGCGCTGGAAATAGCCCGCGAATACAATATTGCGTTAGAAGTTGTAGATCCACACCCAGCACATATTTTACATCCAAATGTAAGTTATAAAAAAATGACCGCGCTTGAATATATTCAGAGTAATTAAAGTTTTAAACCGAGTGTTAGCTCCTTGTGAACTACCCATCGACGCCACTCCGTGTCGATCAATGGGCTTCTACAGCCTTGACTTAGAGACTAGGCTGCTTCTTTTTTCTCAGTTCCAACAGCAAACTTCGATAGCTCGAAGACTTTCGTTTTAATGGCTGATTTCTGCTGAGATGTGGGGGTAACCCTTGCGACGATCCCAGCCGCAATCAAATCTAATTCACCTGTTTTTGCTATGCTTTTAGCCGCTGACAAGTCTCGGCTTTGGTTAGTTTCACAAGCCGTACATGTGAAATTTCTGTCGTTCAATGTTAAAACATGATGTTGGCCGCATTCAGAACAAACCCCAGTGGATTTTTCAAACCTGCCAATCTCGTGATAGAGTTTACCTTCAAGCTCAGTTTTGTATTTTGAAAGCTGAGTAATTAAGCCCATCACATTGTCGGCAACCATGCTGCCATTGAACTTTTGCATCCCTTTTACGTTTAAATCTTCGAACACTAAAATGTCATTTTCATTGGTTATCTGGCGTGAAATTTTGTGTGCAAAGTCGAGCCTTTGCCGTGAGATTTTGCCATGTAATTTGTTGATGCGTTGTTTGGTTTTTTGCCAGCGATTTGAACCTTTAGTTCGGCGTGCAAGCTGGCGTTGCAATTGATTTAACTTTGTTTTTGACTGCTTTAAAAACTTGGGGTTATCGACCACAAAACCATCTGAGCCAACAACAGTTTGCTTTGAGTTAATGTCAAAACCTGTGATTGTTTTTAAAACTTGTTTAGCTGTTTTGCACTCAACTTCCTGAGTGATGCTGCATCCCCATTTTCCGTGGTGATACTGGATAGTTACAGTCTTGATTTTACTTGCTAGTTTGCGATGCAAGATAATGGGTATCTTGCCTACCTTTGGGATACTGATAGCGCCATTTTCAATGCGGATACAGTTCGAGTTATTGACCGCTCGAAAACTATCGTTGTGACGTTTTTTCTTTTTATATGAGATCTTGTGCTTTGGAAAGCGTTGCAAGCGACCTTTAGTAAAAGCATTCTTGAGCGCTAATTCCAGGTCGCGGGCAACTTGTTGAGCTGCCGCAGAATCGAATGCTTTGATCCAGTTAAACTCTTCGAACGTCTTGATATCTTTAAGTAGTGAGGCCATGTCTTTGTAAAACAAAAACGTTTTATCGTGCTCGTATCGACGCATGTTCTCAGACAACAATAAGTTCCAAATGCCACGCGCTGTCGCGCCAAACTCAACGAGTTTAGCTTCTTGCTCTGGCGTAGGATTTAGCCTGTAGTTGTATCTAAGCGTCTTTTTCATATACTGTATAGACTACTGTATGCAAATGAGTTGTCAAGATGGAATATGACACTAAATCTCACTATAAATATTTAATAGCACTACATTTAATACTTGTGGTTAAATATAGAAAACAATTGTTAAAAGGTGATGTAGGTGATTTTGTAAAACAAAAAATCACTAAAATTGCAGAGCGCTCAGAATTTAATATCGAAGAGATCGAGGTGGTCAAAGATCATATACACATATTGCTAACGATCTCTCCCAATATCAGTGTTGCGAGTTACGTTAGGAGAATTAAACAATCTACAACGCAAAGTCTATGGTCGAGATTTAAATGGTTTAAAAAGCAATTCTGGGTTAAAAAAACATTTTGGTCTGACGGATATTTTGTTTGCTCTGTTGGAAATGCGGCTGCTGATACAATTCGAAAATACATTCAAGAGCAGGGCTAACTATTCCGATTCATCCCATCGACGCCGCTTCGCGTCGATCAATGGGTTTTCTCGGAAAATTTCGATAAAAACAGCAAGATTATAATAATAAAGAGATATAAATGAGTGACTTAACTGCAATAGCTAATCTATCAATATTATTGGTCGAGCCTTCAGAAGTGCAGCAAAAACTGATCATAAAATCATTAATACAAAGTGGTGTAAAACAAATAGAAACCGCCACTACACAAACCCAAGCTTTAACCCTACTTGCAAATTACCAACCAGATTTAGTTATTAGCAGTATGTACTTAGCTGACGGCACCGCCGATTCACTGCTACAAAACATTAGGTCGAACCCGCGCACAGAGCACCAAGCATTTATGTTGGTGTCGAGCGAGCGTAATAAAAAGTATCTTGAGCAATTAAGGCAATCGGGCGTGTTAGCTATTTTACCTAAGCCCTTTACCAGCGAAGCTATTACCCGAGCGCTTAAAGCTACCTTAGATATAATTAGCGAACAAGAAGTAGAGCTTGAACACTTTGATGTTACTTTGCTGCGCGTATTAGTGGTTGACGATAGTCGCTTTGCTCGTAAACATATTATTCGGGTGCTTGCTGGTATGGGAATACCTGCGCCGGTAGAGGCTGAGAATGGCAAACAAGCAATTGAGCAGCTAAACGAGCAAGCGTTTGACTTAATAGTAACCGATTACAATATGCCGGAAATGGATGGCAGAGAACTAACCGAAGCGGTTAGAGGCTCAAATAGCTACTCGCACATTCCTATTTTAATGGTGAGCTCAGAAGCCAATGAAACCCACCTAGCAAACATCTCTCAAGCCGGAGTGGATGCCATATGCGACAAACCGTTTGAACCAGCAACAGTGAGAGATTTACTATTTAAAATAATGTCTTAACAAGTTTAAGCAAGTACTCGAAGAAATAGCAGTATTTTAAGTTATTAACCTGATCTCTGGTTAAGAGATTTACTAACGTATTGAATCATAGTTATATTTAATTTTATTTTCTCTAGCCAGAGGTTTTCAGTGAAAACAAGGCGAATTTACGCGTCAATAGCTGGCCTATTGCAAGAAAATTCAACGCAGTTAGCGCTGAAAATAGCTGCTTGAGATAAGTTTATTATCCGGAGCTCAGGTTTATTACTTTACCCCGAATATTTAGGGTATAAAGCAATAAAGAGACAATTTTATTTTTGCTATTTATATACTAAAGTATAAAGGTTAGTAACTCCTGACTACTTTAGCTAAGGACACATTATGTCTGATCCCGATATCAATAATCTCAATAGTAAAGACGCTGCTGGTGAGCAAATAGAGGCAATTGTTGCAGCAAAAAAAAATGGCTATAGATGAAATTCTCAAAGAAAAAAGAATTGCAATTGCAGAGATCAGAGCTGAAATGGACTTAGCTATAGATGAAATACTCTGTGAGTCGGACAACCCTGAAGAAGGGCTTAAAGTTAATGATATGGCCGAAGCAGTTAAAAGAAAACGCAAAAAAGGCAAAAGAGACAGTGATAGAAGAGTGCGCGATGCTGATTACGACAGCCATGAGAAAAAGCACCGTGAAACATAAAATTAATAGTACCAGCGTTGGTTATTGTAATAGTTCAATGGTGAGTTAACTACCCAGAACACCTTATACATGCAACATTACTTATGCAAAAGGCCAATTTTATTGGCCTTTTGCATACTTATTACCAGAATTAAAGCTAGACTAAAGAGTAGGGTGGCAGAGTTAATTAACCTGCTCTTGGGTTAATGGCATTAAACATAATTAGTTGGCTCACTGGTAGAAAACATTAAATAATAATCTTACAGCTGCCCTAACCTGTAAATAAGCAATGCGGTTTTTTTTATGTTTTTATCAAGGCTAGTTAAATCGGCAGTTTCGTTTTTAGTGTGCGCGCCACTGCCCATTAAGCCCAAGCCATCAAGCGCCATATTAACATGGCTTGCGGCAAACGAAATATCTGCAGCGCCTGCATTGCGTGGGTTGGCAGCTACTACTTTGTTGAAGCCTAAGTCGTGGCTTGCGTCGCTGTATAATGCTAATAGCTTTTTATTGCCATCAGTTAATGCCATTGGCGGGTAACCGTCTTCAAAAATAAGCTCTGCTTTACTGCCATTTAAACTGTTGCTAGCAATGAGTTGCATTGACCTTTTTGCGTTTTCGAATTGTTTTGGTGAAAGTGCGCGTAAATCGCCTGCTATATGTACGGTTTGTGCTATTACATTACTTTTACCAAACGCAGTTGCTGACGAATTAGCGCTGTCGTAGTCGGCATTTGTGCCACCCACA includes the following:
- the tnpA gene encoding IS200/IS605 family transposase, whose protein sequence is MEYDTKSHYKYLIALHLILVVKYRKQLLKGDVGDFVKQKITKIAERSEFNIEEIEVVKDHIHILLTISPNISVASYVRRIKQSTTQSLWSRFKWFKKQFWVKKTFWSDGYFVCSVGNAAADTIRKYIQEQG
- a CDS encoding sensor domain-containing diguanylate cyclase, producing the protein MTKNELIELEDVLDLMLDAVCVVNKVGKFVFVSAAFEQIFGYKAAEVVGKPMIDYVYKGDHNKTYNAVASLLSGETTHSRFENRWVRKDGQIIHILWSVCWSSDHQVRIAVAHDITERKKMEEQLHYMAGHDGLTGLPNRSLLMDRLQAAIVKAERENTLFSILFIDINGFKAINDTYGHLMGDKLLQHIAQRLLSVVREYDTVGRLGGDEFLIVLEGLSSAGDTTAIKRKIIGQFQQPFKLDELSLNVSPSIGIANYPTHGETDHQLIKHADQAMYKIKRMSANSIDYPT
- a CDS encoding RNA-guided endonuclease InsQ/TnpB family protein, with the protein product MKKTLRYNYRLNPTPEQEAKLVEFGATARGIWNLLLSENMRRYEHDKTFLFYKDMASLLKDIKTFEEFNWIKAFDSAAAQQVARDLELALKNAFTKGRLQRFPKHKISYKKKKRHNDSFRAVNNSNCIRIENGAISIPKVGKIPIILHRKLASKIKTVTIQYHHGKWGCSITQEVECKTAKQVLKTITGFDINSKQTVVGSDGFVVDNPKFLKQSKTKLNQLQRQLARRTKGSNRWQKTKQRINKLHGKISRQRLDFAHKISRQITNENDILVFEDLNVKGMQKFNGSMVADNVMGLITQLSKYKTELEGKLYHEIGRFEKSTGVCSECGQHHVLTLNDRNFTCTACETNQSRDLSAAKSIAKTGELDLIAAGIVARVTPTSQQKSAIKTKVFELSKFAVGTEKKEAA
- a CDS encoding SIR2 family NAD-dependent protein deacylase, with the protein product MNTLYITGAGVSAASGIPTFRGEDGYWTIGSKNYTPMQMATRAMYQNAPKEFLAWYYHRFATYRNHGPNDVHYWLKDKNLITQNIDGLDGKAGNKNYIAVHGRLDQMTLFHQQGENVETVITPWNEVDEAHLHNSLFEVFNIQNQAPVINHSFKPFVLLFDEYYTELYKISEAQQRMVNADKIVFMGTSFSVNITQMALEIAREYNIALEVVDPHPAHILHPNVSYKKMTALEYIQSN
- a CDS encoding response regulator; the encoded protein is MSDLTAIANLSILLVEPSEVQQKLIIKSLIQSGVKQIETATTQTQALTLLANYQPDLVISSMYLADGTADSLLQNIRSNPRTEHQAFMLVSSERNKKYLEQLRQSGVLAILPKPFTSEAITRALKATLDIISEQEVELEHFDVTLLRVLVVDDSRFARKHIIRVLAGMGIPAPVEAENGKQAIEQLNEQAFDLIVTDYNMPEMDGRELTEAVRGSNSYSHIPILMVSSEANETHLANISQAGVDAICDKPFEPATVRDLLFKIMS